From Candidatus Binatota bacterium, the proteins below share one genomic window:
- a CDS encoding XRE family transcriptional regulator: MQQENIGSLIRIFRNSLHMTQEELAHHLGITVSTVNRWENGHALPSKMARLGLASLADDRGVAFGEDQSLVGLPDGLAGRRFITALR, from the coding sequence ATGCAACAAGAAAATATTGGATCGCTCATACGTATCTTTCGTAACAGCCTGCACATGACGCAGGAAGAACTTGCCCATCACCTGGGCATAACCGTGAGCACGGTAAATCGCTGGGAGAACGGTCACGCCCTGCCGAGCAAAATGGCCAGGCTTGGCCTGGCCTCGCTCGCCGATGATAGGGGGGTGGCTTTCGGCGAGGACCAGAGCCTGGTTGGATTACCGGATGGCCTGGCAGGAAGACGCTTCATAACGGCCCTTCGTTAA
- a CDS encoding outer membrane lipoprotein-sorting protein: MVFRTAVLSLLFLLLPPVVTAADGPMDYPSAAEVEEQSQIGEKLTGRELYDRLLKNRKRLKSSYQESYATSSDEAGNPQRVNFWTQALDYRDEEDEATDDVFSRTIVKFTGPYELRHTGYLFVHHDQAEDEQFIFSPTRGRTHRVSMKGQHIAGTDFSFEDFLVSVGDIEDADYTRRADEEVKGMSCYVVEAVMRPEAGSSYTRTKNWLEKEHYVPVKTEYWDEADVLAKRMEARHDSISEFGGTWIATDSTMHDLLEDTHSRLVVDLLEPEPGLTDSDFALSNLQQRP; this comes from the coding sequence ATGGTGTTTCGTACAGCGGTGTTGTCTCTCTTGTTCCTGTTGTTGCCGCCGGTGGTCACAGCTGCCGATGGACCGATGGATTACCCGAGCGCGGCCGAGGTTGAAGAGCAGAGCCAGATCGGCGAAAAACTCACCGGGCGCGAACTCTACGACCGCCTTCTCAAGAATCGCAAGCGCCTCAAATCAAGCTACCAGGAGAGTTATGCCACCAGCAGCGACGAGGCCGGCAACCCGCAGCGGGTCAACTTCTGGACGCAGGCGCTCGACTACCGAGACGAAGAAGATGAGGCCACCGACGACGTGTTCTCACGGACCATCGTCAAGTTCACGGGACCCTACGAGCTCCGCCACACGGGCTACCTGTTTGTTCACCATGACCAGGCCGAGGACGAGCAGTTTATTTTTTCGCCCACGCGCGGGCGTACCCACCGCGTGAGCATGAAGGGACAGCATATAGCAGGCACCGATTTTAGCTTCGAGGATTTTCTCGTCAGCGTGGGTGACATAGAGGACGCTGACTACACCAGGCGGGCTGACGAAGAAGTAAAGGGGATGTCGTGCTACGTGGTCGAGGCCGTCATGCGACCCGAGGCCGGCTCGAGTTACACGCGCACGAAGAACTGGCTCGAGAAAGAGCACTACGTTCCGGTCAAGACCGAGTACTGGGACGAGGCCGACGTCCTTGCCAAGCGAATGGAGGCCCGGCACGACAGCATCAGCGAATTCGGAGGCACCTGGATCGCTACCGATTCGACTATGCACGACCTGCTCGAAGACACCCACTCGCGATTGGTGGTCGACCTGCTCGAGCCCGAGCCGGGGCTCACCGACTCGGACTTCGCGTTGTCGAACCTTCAACAGAGACCCTGA